In Mixophyes fleayi isolate aMixFle1 chromosome 4, aMixFle1.hap1, whole genome shotgun sequence, the following proteins share a genomic window:
- the BIN3 gene encoding bridging integrator 3: MSWNPFKAGPKKQIVSKTVERDFEREYGKLQQLEDQTKKLQKDMKKSIEADLAMSKSAVRISSDLLGNPLCDPDPDFLVMVTALDTAMKRMDAFNQEKVNQIQKTVMDPLKRYSSVFPSLNMAVKRREQTLQDYKRLQSKVEKYEEKERTGAVIAKLHQAREELRPVREDFDVKNRQLLDEMPKFYNSRIDFFKPSFQSLIRAEVVYYTEMSRVFGELAQQVDEVPLSDAERERENEAKLAELRALSIVADD, from the exons GAACCCCTTCAAAGCTGGGCCAAAAAAGCAGATTGTCTCGAAAACA GTAGAGAGAGACTTTGAGCGAGAATATGGCAAGCTGCAGCA GTTGGAAGACCAGACTAAAAAGCTGCAAAAAGATATGAAGAAAAGTATAGAGGCAGATTTAG CAATGTCTAAGTCGGCTGTCAGGATCTCCTCAGACCTGCTAGGGAATCCCTTGTGTGACCCAGACCCAGATTTCTTGGTAATGGTGACTGCACTGGACACGGCTATGAAGCGGATGGATGCCTTCAATCAGGAAAAG GTGAACCAAATTCAGAAAACAGTGATGGATCCTTTGAAGAG gtacagcagcGTCTTCCCCTCTCTGAACATGGCGGTGAAGCGCAGGGAGCAGACTCTGCAGGATTATAAGAGGCTTCAGTCAAAGGTGGAGAAATACGAGGAGAAGGAGAGAACGGGCGCTGTGATCGCTAAGTTACACCAG GCCCGAGAAGAGTTGCGTCCTGTTCGGGAAGACTTTGACGTGAAGAACCGCCAGCTGTTGGACGAGATGCCAAAATTTTACAACAGTCGAATAGATTTCTTCAAGCCCAGCTTCCAGTCACTGATCCGAGCAGAG GTGGTGTATTACACAGAGATGTCCAGGGTATTTGGAGAGCTGGCGCAGCAAGTGGATGAGGTGCCGCTATCGgacgcggagagagagagggaaaatgAGGCCAAACTGGCAGAACTGCGTGCTTTGTCCATCGTGGCAGATGACTGA